From a single Pseudalkalibacillus hwajinpoensis genomic region:
- a CDS encoding NAD(P)/FAD-dependent oxidoreductase, giving the protein MSKPKIAILGAGYGGIMTAARLQKEMGTNEVEVTLVNKHDYHYQTTWLHEPAAGTMHHDKTRIMIKDVIDMNKIKFIKDTVVEVKPEEKRVILANGELVYDYLVLALGFEPATFGIKGLKENAFSIRSVNSVRKIREHIEYQFASYNNEPERRDDLLTIIVGGAGFTGIEFVGELAERVPELCKEFDIDRDRVKIINVEASPTVLPGFDEELVEYAMNLLERKGVEFRTNTMIKEVMEDGVVLGEDEVVKSATVVWTGGVQGNSIVANSGFETNRGRVPVRKDQRTPDYDNVFVVGDCALLINEEINRPFPPTAQVAIQAAGTVSKNLLNLVRGKETESFTPDIKGTVASLGKGEAIGKVGNKKLYGNTASAMKKVIDNRYLFMLGGPGLVWKKGKLKLF; this is encoded by the coding sequence GTGAGTAAGCCAAAAATTGCGATCTTAGGTGCAGGGTACGGCGGTATTATGACAGCAGCGCGTCTTCAAAAGGAAATGGGTACGAACGAAGTAGAAGTTACACTTGTGAACAAGCATGACTATCACTATCAAACAACATGGCTTCATGAGCCAGCTGCAGGAACAATGCATCACGACAAAACACGTATTATGATTAAAGACGTTATTGATATGAACAAAATTAAGTTTATTAAAGACACTGTAGTAGAAGTGAAGCCTGAAGAGAAGCGTGTCATTCTCGCTAATGGTGAGCTAGTGTATGACTACCTTGTTCTTGCACTTGGTTTCGAACCGGCAACATTCGGTATTAAGGGACTAAAAGAGAATGCATTCAGCATTCGCAGCGTTAACTCTGTTCGTAAAATCCGCGAGCACATTGAATACCAATTCGCAAGCTACAACAACGAGCCAGAACGTCGTGATGACCTTCTAACAATCATCGTTGGTGGTGCAGGATTTACTGGTATCGAGTTCGTTGGTGAACTTGCAGAGCGAGTTCCAGAGCTTTGTAAAGAATTCGATATCGACCGTGATCGTGTTAAGATTATCAACGTTGAAGCTTCTCCAACTGTACTACCAGGCTTTGATGAAGAGCTTGTGGAGTATGCGATGAACCTTCTTGAGCGTAAAGGCGTTGAATTCCGTACGAACACAATGATTAAAGAAGTAATGGAAGACGGCGTGGTCCTTGGTGAGGACGAAGTAGTTAAATCAGCAACTGTTGTCTGGACTGGTGGGGTTCAAGGGAACTCAATCGTTGCAAATTCGGGCTTCGAAACAAACCGTGGCCGTGTACCTGTTCGTAAAGATCAGCGTACTCCTGATTACGACAATGTTTTTGTTGTAGGTGACTGTGCTCTTCTAATTAACGAAGAAATCAATCGTCCATTCCCTCCAACTGCACAGGTAGCGATTCAAGCAGCTGGTACAGTATCTAAGAACTTGCTAAACCTTGTACGCGGTAAGGAAACTGAAAGCTTTACACCAGATATCAAAGGAACAGTTGCATCACTTGGTAAAGGCGAAGCGATTGGTAAAGTAGGGAACAAGAAGCTTTATGGTAATACAGCTTCTGCAATGAAGAAAGTGATCGATAACCGTTATTTATTCATGCTGGGTGGACCAGGACTTGTCTGGAAAAAAGGGAAACTCAAGTTATTTTAA
- a CDS encoding NUDIX domain-containing protein, whose product MGERGKVWLAAAGIVEADGKYLVVKKKYGGLKGKWSFPAGFVDPGETVDEAAMREVFEETGIRTKPISMVGLRSGVIQYDISDNLIVFNMEITGGILTSETAEIAETRFMSEEELLTDPDTSSMIPYFLKGTSQFETTMNPGDHFGYTTYKLFQNK is encoded by the coding sequence GTGGGTGAGAGAGGAAAAGTCTGGCTTGCTGCAGCAGGAATTGTAGAAGCTGACGGCAAGTATCTCGTTGTAAAAAAGAAATATGGGGGCCTAAAAGGAAAGTGGTCCTTTCCAGCAGGATTCGTTGATCCTGGTGAAACAGTTGATGAAGCAGCCATGCGTGAAGTATTTGAAGAGACAGGGATACGGACCAAACCTATTAGTATGGTGGGTTTACGATCTGGTGTGATTCAATACGATATAAGTGATAACTTAATTGTATTTAATATGGAGATAACTGGTGGAATATTAACTTCTGAAACAGCAGAAATCGCTGAAACTCGATTTATGTCCGAAGAGGAGCTATTAACTGATCCAGACACATCTTCTATGATTCCGTATTTTCTTAAAGGAACCAGTCAATTCGAAACAACCATGAATCCAGGAGATCACTTTGGCTACACAACCTATAAGCTTTTTCAAAATAAATGA
- a CDS encoding YuiA family protein, giving the protein MKRQQSKGKATDCPYCQGKGYFQLLLGGSETCDNCSGSGAKNNPTN; this is encoded by the coding sequence TTGAAACGACAGCAGAGTAAGGGGAAAGCAACAGACTGTCCTTATTGCCAGGGAAAGGGGTACTTTCAACTGCTTCTTGGTGGATCGGAAACTTGCGATAACTGTTCAGGAAGCGGAGCAAAGAATAATCCAACAAACTAG
- a CDS encoding YuiB family protein, translated as MAIPQLIISMLLFIVLFFGIGFLLNMLLRSTWIMAVVYPIIVIMIIDNVSFFQYFSTPGSAFKSLGTDLLSLGSADAIILSAGLVGAVFAGVAIRMLRVRGYQMF; from the coding sequence ATGGCAATTCCACAGCTGATCATTTCGATGCTGCTGTTTATTGTGCTTTTCTTTGGGATTGGATTCCTGCTCAATATGCTGCTTCGTTCGACATGGATCATGGCGGTTGTATATCCAATTATCGTCATTATGATTATTGATAACGTTTCATTTTTTCAATACTTCTCAACACCAGGCTCTGCCTTTAAATCACTAGGAACAGATCTCCTATCCCTTGGAAGCGCAGATGCCATTATCTTATCAGCCGGATTAGTTGGAGCCGTTTTTGCAGGTGTTGCAATTCGTATGCTCCGCGTTAGAGGATATCAAATGTTCTAA
- a CDS encoding 3D domain-containing protein, which yields MRGVKKVRVLMLMTKGLFFTGLFAAALLSTYLLLSGVSINEVTKWIFPEKVVLSKGESATLDTSQDWDQYPVHKVTATGYTAGEESTGKSPDHPAYGVTYSGVKVTRDLYSTIAADPTVFPIGSVLYIPDYGFGVVADTGSAITGNRIDLYYDTVSEVYNEWGKKTLDVYLIQKGAGTLTEDALQSMNEEESMQVFRQELLKKEE from the coding sequence ATGAGAGGAGTGAAGAAAGTGCGTGTTTTAATGCTGATGACTAAAGGGCTGTTTTTCACAGGTCTATTTGCAGCAGCTTTGCTATCAACTTATTTATTATTATCAGGAGTTTCAATCAATGAAGTGACGAAGTGGATTTTTCCAGAGAAAGTCGTGTTAAGCAAGGGGGAGTCTGCAACGCTTGATACGTCTCAGGACTGGGATCAGTATCCTGTTCATAAGGTAACGGCAACAGGCTATACAGCGGGGGAGGAGTCTACTGGCAAAAGTCCTGACCACCCTGCATATGGTGTAACGTACTCCGGCGTCAAAGTGACAAGGGATCTCTACTCCACGATCGCAGCAGACCCTACTGTTTTCCCAATTGGGAGTGTCCTGTATATTCCTGATTATGGGTTTGGAGTTGTTGCCGATACAGGAAGTGCGATAACAGGCAATCGAATTGACCTTTATTACGATACGGTTAGTGAAGTCTATAATGAGTGGGGGAAGAAGACACTCGACGTCTACCTCATTCAAAAAGGAGCAGGAACGCTTACGGAAGATGCATTGCAATCGATGAATGAAGAAGAATCGATGCAAGTGTTTAGACAGGAGCTTTTGAAAAAGGAAGAATAG
- a CDS encoding cobalamin-binding protein, producing MRIVSLCPSNTELCAYLGITDQLVGVDDFSDWPESIQELPRLGPDLSIDMKKVVELKPDLILASLSVPGMEKNVEALQELGLTYTVLNPQSLEDIANDLTTLGELTNLEDEARSIATKFTKTIQEYKEISDAISDKPEIYWEWWPKPIFTPGKTNWLTEISELAGARNVFRDVELASVQTDWPDVVSRKPDQICLAWVGVRQNKVNPAIVQKRPGWDQLDDPPIHVLEEWLYCRPSPRLLTGLIKLAAILHPDHYPKYKEEDFLLQ from the coding sequence ATGCGAATCGTTTCGTTATGTCCAAGTAACACAGAACTCTGTGCCTACCTTGGCATTACAGATCAACTTGTCGGCGTTGACGATTTCTCTGATTGGCCAGAATCCATTCAGGAACTCCCGCGTCTTGGACCTGACCTCTCCATCGATATGAAGAAAGTTGTCGAGTTAAAGCCAGATCTCATCCTTGCTTCATTAAGTGTTCCGGGGATGGAGAAGAATGTTGAGGCTCTTCAGGAACTTGGTCTTACCTATACCGTTCTAAACCCCCAGTCGCTTGAGGATATAGCAAATGACTTGACCACACTTGGAGAGTTAACAAACTTGGAGGACGAGGCTCGCTCGATAGCTACCAAATTCACAAAGACCATTCAAGAATATAAAGAAATAAGTGACGCCATTTCAGACAAGCCAGAAATTTATTGGGAATGGTGGCCAAAACCCATATTCACCCCCGGTAAAACAAACTGGTTAACCGAGATTAGCGAACTGGCTGGGGCCAGGAACGTATTTCGGGATGTTGAACTGGCTTCAGTTCAAACGGACTGGCCCGATGTTGTAAGCCGTAAGCCAGATCAAATTTGTCTTGCCTGGGTTGGTGTAAGGCAGAATAAAGTGAATCCCGCTATTGTACAGAAACGCCCGGGCTGGGATCAACTAGACGATCCTCCCATTCATGTGCTTGAGGAATGGCTATACTGCAGGCCATCCCCAAGATTATTAACGGGCCTCATCAAACTTGCCGCAATCCTTCACCCGGATCATTATCCGAAATATAAGGAGGAAGATTTCCTTCTACAATAG
- a CDS encoding divergent PAP2 family protein: MDILLNFPLLAALFGVVFAQFLKVPIYFIATKQINWSLFNATGGMPSSHSAATTSLATGVALETGLDSPIFAVAAMFSIIVMFDSTGVRRQTGEQAIVLNQLVLNFNRFVSEAKNWQQKQEREKIEELKELLGHKPIEVLVGGLIGIIATIILYYTLKLA, translated from the coding sequence ATGGATATTTTGTTAAATTTCCCGCTCTTGGCAGCGCTATTCGGTGTTGTCTTTGCCCAATTTCTTAAAGTACCTATTTATTTTATTGCAACGAAACAAATCAATTGGTCGTTGTTCAATGCAACGGGCGGAATGCCAAGTTCGCACTCGGCAGCTACAACTTCGCTCGCTACAGGAGTTGCCCTCGAAACTGGACTTGACTCACCAATTTTTGCGGTAGCTGCTATGTTCAGTATCATTGTTATGTTTGATTCAACAGGAGTTAGAAGGCAAACTGGAGAACAGGCAATTGTTTTGAACCAGCTTGTTCTAAATTTCAATAGATTCGTTTCGGAAGCGAAGAACTGGCAACAAAAGCAAGAACGCGAGAAAATTGAAGAACTGAAAGAGCTTCTCGGACATAAACCGATCGAAGTTCTTGTTGGAGGTTTAATCGGAATCATTGCAACGATTATACTTTACTACACACTTAAACTTGCCTAG
- a CDS encoding Na+/H+ antiporter family protein, producing MNAVIIAVLIMLGLSLFRIHVVIALVIGAIVGGLLGGLSLDDTIAAFSSGLGGGATVALSYALLGSFAVGLSRTGLPELIVDQALKILNRRGDDRKKGLAKVLILFIILSISCFSQNLVPVHIAFIPILIPPILQVLNELGIDRRAVASVLTFGLTAPYILLPAGFGKIFHEILQSNMADSGLEIKLSSIPTAMLLPTAGLVVGLLIAVFFTYRGSRTYKQLSISQEIPEKQSYSKRSIMFAVLSVIVTLAVQLPTESMILGALSGIIVLYVTGSIRLTESEAVLTEGMKMMAFIGFVMLAANGFAEVLRETGEVEALVTQASGLIGDNKPLAALLMLIVGLFITMGIGSSFSTIPIIAAIYVPLAMELGFSPMATIALVGTAAALGDAGSPASDSTLGPTAGLNADGQHNHIWDTVVPTFLHYNIPLILFGWIAALIF from the coding sequence ATGAATGCCGTCATTATTGCTGTTCTTATCATGCTAGGGCTTAGCCTTTTTCGCATACATGTTGTTATTGCACTCGTCATCGGTGCTATAGTGGGTGGTCTTCTTGGAGGGCTTTCTCTCGATGATACGATTGCCGCGTTTAGCTCAGGACTCGGAGGCGGGGCTACTGTGGCATTAAGCTATGCCTTGCTTGGAAGCTTTGCCGTTGGTCTTTCGCGGACCGGGTTACCTGAATTAATTGTCGATCAAGCACTGAAAATATTGAATCGTCGTGGAGATGATCGAAAGAAGGGACTTGCAAAAGTACTGATTCTTTTCATTATTCTATCGATTTCCTGCTTTTCACAAAATCTAGTTCCCGTGCATATTGCTTTTATTCCAATTCTAATTCCACCAATTTTGCAGGTATTAAATGAACTTGGAATCGACCGAAGAGCAGTAGCATCTGTTCTTACCTTTGGACTAACAGCGCCTTATATCTTACTTCCTGCAGGTTTTGGGAAAATTTTCCATGAAATTCTGCAGTCGAACATGGCTGATAGTGGATTGGAGATTAAATTGTCTTCGATCCCAACAGCGATGCTTTTACCAACAGCAGGACTTGTAGTAGGGCTTTTAATTGCAGTGTTCTTTACTTATCGAGGATCAAGAACATACAAGCAGCTGTCCATTTCTCAAGAAATTCCTGAGAAGCAAAGTTATTCAAAACGTTCTATTATGTTTGCTGTTCTTTCGGTTATCGTCACGCTGGCAGTTCAGCTCCCTACTGAATCTATGATTCTAGGTGCGCTGTCAGGTATTATTGTATTGTATGTGACCGGAAGCATTCGTTTAACTGAGTCGGAAGCTGTTTTAACGGAAGGTATGAAAATGATGGCTTTTATAGGCTTTGTGATGCTTGCTGCAAACGGCTTCGCAGAAGTCCTTAGAGAAACAGGAGAAGTCGAAGCACTTGTTACCCAGGCTTCAGGACTAATTGGCGATAATAAGCCCCTCGCAGCACTTCTCATGCTGATCGTCGGTTTGTTTATTACGATGGGCATTGGTTCTTCCTTCTCAACCATTCCGATTATCGCAGCAATCTATGTTCCGCTTGCGATGGAGCTTGGATTTAGCCCGATGGCTACGATCGCGCTTGTAGGAACGGCTGCTGCGCTTGGTGACGCAGGTTCACCAGCATCCGATAGTACCCTTGGTCCAACCGCAGGGTTGAATGCGGATGGGCAGCACAATCATATCTGGGATACCGTCGTACCGACATTTCTTCACTACAATATTCCGCTGATTTTGTTTGGCTGGATTGCAGCACTTATCTTTTAG
- a CDS encoding sulfite oxidase-like oxidoreductase, with protein MYFGKEKQENHDRIPPNQKVTTGWPVLHVGDVPYYEKDLSNWDLRIGGLVDRPTVLTFEQILSLPETSQVNDIHCVTGWSKFDNEWEGISTQQVAEYVGIRKEAKFVMLEAEEGWTTNTPLADFLKETSILAHKHNGEVLTPEHGYPLRMVMPHLYFWKSAKWIRAIKFRSEDQQGFWERNGYHMYGDPWKEQRFAWD; from the coding sequence ATGTATTTTGGAAAAGAAAAGCAAGAAAACCACGATCGCATTCCGCCTAATCAGAAGGTAACGACTGGCTGGCCAGTGTTACATGTAGGGGATGTTCCTTATTATGAGAAAGATTTATCGAACTGGGATTTGAGAATCGGAGGGCTTGTCGATCGTCCAACTGTTCTTACTTTTGAGCAAATACTTTCGCTTCCAGAAACCTCCCAAGTTAACGACATTCACTGCGTTACCGGGTGGTCCAAATTTGACAATGAATGGGAAGGGATCTCTACACAACAGGTGGCAGAGTATGTTGGGATTCGTAAAGAAGCTAAATTTGTCATGTTAGAAGCGGAAGAAGGGTGGACAACTAATACCCCACTTGCTGATTTTCTAAAGGAAACAAGTATACTGGCACACAAACATAACGGAGAGGTTCTGACGCCAGAACATGGCTATCCGTTAAGAATGGTGATGCCACATCTTTACTTTTGGAAAAGTGCAAAGTGGATCAGAGCGATTAAGTTCAGATCAGAAGACCAGCAAGGGTTCTGGGAACGAAATGGGTATCATATGTATGGTGATCCGTGGAAGGAACAGCGTTTCGCATGGGATTGA
- a CDS encoding PAS domain-containing protein has product MKELHYQIVNHLSTGILAIDLNYKVIHINEIGEKLLEVKREEIMGKCVYELFPSAPEEVRHVERTVKTGEEYHVKSMSYRWGNYNLYLSIKTSVLRNGEVMYGAMVEFTDITHSYEKQVELVNRMEDMAVNVIPLMDQLGLLPIQPVVEEVGFRYILDIGLQKVADRKVNTLIIDLSAISCLNDEFSEMVEKLCSSLNLLGIDIMITGVRAETALKWVSSGNDYIRTTYYPHVQAAIKAYKKEM; this is encoded by the coding sequence TTGAAAGAATTACACTATCAAATCGTTAATCACCTCTCCACTGGTATTTTAGCCATTGATCTTAATTATAAAGTAATTCACATAAATGAAATCGGTGAGAAACTTCTTGAAGTGAAACGTGAGGAAATTATGGGGAAATGTGTTTATGAACTGTTTCCTTCAGCACCTGAAGAGGTTCGTCACGTGGAACGAACAGTGAAAACCGGGGAAGAGTATCACGTCAAGTCGATGTCATATCGCTGGGGAAATTACAATCTATATTTATCCATTAAGACGAGCGTGCTTAGAAACGGTGAGGTTATGTATGGAGCGATGGTTGAATTTACTGACATTACTCATTCATATGAAAAGCAGGTCGAGTTAGTTAATCGGATGGAAGACATGGCTGTTAACGTTATTCCGCTTATGGACCAATTAGGATTGCTTCCAATTCAACCGGTAGTGGAGGAAGTAGGTTTTAGGTATATCCTTGATATCGGTCTTCAAAAGGTGGCTGATCGAAAGGTGAATACCTTAATCATTGATTTATCAGCAATCTCATGTTTAAACGATGAATTCTCGGAGATGGTCGAAAAGTTATGCAGTTCATTAAACCTGCTTGGTATAGATATTATGATCACGGGCGTGAGGGCAGAAACGGCCCTCAAATGGGTGTCCTCGGGTAATGATTATATAAGGACTACCTATTACCCTCATGTACAAGCAGCCATCAAAGCATACAAAAAAGAGATGTAA
- a CDS encoding N-acetylmuramoyl-L-alanine amidase — MKLIVIDPGHGGADPGAMFKNYQEKNFNFAIARMIRDRLVSKYDVEVIMTRETDKNVDLKSRTDLANVIKADFFLSIHHNAAGGSGFESYIFNGSIPSETVQLQANIHDKLASTVLQKYSIRNRGKKRADFHVLRETKMSALLLEVLFIDNEADLKLMTNPTFLMEMATGIADATATALNLPVAPVPTEGLFKVIVGSFSKMENAEEQLKILIQKGFNAFIATATITNSTVYRVQAGAFKEKENAEALAVSLNKAGFETFILYEGSVPDPPEEPPEPDKGYKIEGKTVLTTEQMDSYVRSINPNAPLLGALYASYSQRYGIRGDVAFAQAIHETNFFRFTGDVRPEQNNFAGIGATGGGTRGATFSSPATGVLAHIQHLYAYSSTASLPKGDEKADPRFGLVKRGSATTWQALNGKWAVPGTNYGQLVLTQYKKMVQNSLISLNMEREKLQNTLNTIDI, encoded by the coding sequence GTGAAGCTAATTGTAATCGATCCGGGGCATGGTGGCGCTGACCCTGGAGCAATGTTTAAAAACTATCAGGAAAAGAATTTCAATTTCGCCATTGCTCGTATGATACGAGATCGTCTTGTATCGAAATACGATGTAGAAGTTATTATGACTCGAGAGACTGACAAAAACGTAGATCTAAAGTCGAGGACAGATCTCGCAAATGTCATTAAGGCAGATTTCTTCCTCAGTATCCATCACAATGCTGCTGGCGGCAGTGGATTTGAAAGCTACATTTTCAATGGCTCTATTCCATCTGAAACGGTTCAGTTGCAAGCAAACATTCATGACAAACTAGCAAGCACCGTTCTGCAAAAATACAGCATTAGAAATAGAGGAAAAAAGAGAGCGGATTTTCATGTTCTCCGTGAAACAAAAATGAGTGCTTTATTGCTCGAAGTGTTATTTATCGATAATGAAGCAGATCTTAAACTTATGACAAATCCCACATTCTTGATGGAAATGGCAACAGGAATTGCTGATGCAACTGCTACAGCATTAAATCTTCCAGTTGCTCCTGTGCCAACTGAAGGACTATTTAAAGTAATTGTAGGATCATTTAGTAAAATGGAAAATGCAGAAGAACAGTTAAAAATCCTTATCCAAAAGGGTTTTAATGCCTTTATCGCAACAGCTACTATCACGAATTCAACCGTATACCGTGTTCAGGCAGGCGCTTTCAAAGAAAAAGAAAACGCTGAAGCTTTAGCAGTCAGTTTGAACAAAGCAGGCTTTGAAACGTTCATCCTATATGAAGGTTCAGTGCCCGATCCACCAGAAGAACCTCCTGAACCAGACAAAGGCTACAAGATCGAAGGCAAAACTGTTCTGACAACAGAGCAAATGGACTCTTACGTTCGTTCCATTAATCCAAATGCCCCTCTTCTTGGTGCTTTGTACGCATCCTACAGTCAACGATACGGCATTCGTGGGGACGTAGCATTTGCACAGGCGATCCATGAAACAAACTTTTTCCGTTTTACAGGTGATGTTCGTCCTGAACAAAATAACTTTGCTGGTATTGGTGCAACAGGAGGCGGTACGAGGGGGGCTACGTTCTCTTCACCAGCAACGGGAGTGCTTGCACACATCCAACATCTCTATGCCTACTCCTCTACTGCTTCACTACCTAAAGGCGATGAGAAAGCTGATCCCCGCTTTGGACTTGTTAAACGCGGCTCTGCAACAACCTGGCAGGCTTTAAATGGAAAATGGGCTGTTCCTGGCACTAACTACGGACAACTCGTTTTAACACAGTACAAAAAAATGGTCCAGAATTCTCTTATTTCACTGAACATGGAACGTGAAAAGCTCCAGAATACGCTCAACACGATTGATATATAG
- a CDS encoding YiiX/YebB-like N1pC/P60 family cysteine hydrolase — MLDDRYTNLDVKNYQHIRNHIQTGDLLLCSGSYPVSKIIQKVSNSHFSHVALLFRWVDRIMLFESVESYGVRMVPLSHYFNDYRNSGSAYVGDLYLSRHAKVQHLTSSKLNDMLRRGADLTGKMYDIEEILKILASVVIDDLKSIPNDRYICSEFIQECFQKAGISFSDDGRGFIYPQHIASDPNVHPLAKLVP; from the coding sequence ATGTTGGATGATCGGTATACAAACCTGGACGTGAAAAATTATCAGCACATTCGTAATCATATTCAAACAGGAGACCTTCTCCTTTGTAGCGGCTCTTATCCGGTCAGCAAAATAATCCAGAAAGTCTCGAACTCACACTTCAGTCATGTGGCCCTCCTATTTCGATGGGTTGATCGAATCATGTTATTTGAGAGTGTTGAAAGTTATGGCGTCAGAATGGTACCGCTGTCTCACTATTTTAATGACTATCGAAACTCTGGGTCCGCATACGTAGGAGACCTTTATCTCTCAAGACACGCTAAGGTACAGCATCTCACTTCAAGTAAATTAAACGACATGTTAAGACGCGGTGCAGACTTAACCGGAAAGATGTATGATATTGAAGAGATCCTTAAAATTCTTGCAAGTGTCGTGATTGACGATCTTAAATCGATTCCAAACGATCGATACATTTGCTCAGAATTTATTCAGGAGTGTTTTCAAAAAGCGGGAATTTCATTTTCGGATGACGGCCGAGGTTTTATTTACCCTCAACATATTGCCAGTGATCCAAACGTTCACCCGCTGGCTAAATTGGTACCCTGA
- the modB gene encoding molybdate ABC transporter permease subunit, with protein sequence MTTFLDPIWISLKIALVASVIVTVLGISVSRLMAGRTFRGKSIIDTVIMLPLVLPPSVVGFILLVLFGASSPIGKWIEAVFNHPLVFTWQAGVIAASVVAFPLMYQSAKVGFEAVDRDIEDAARVDGAGKWMVLKRVSIPLASNALISGIILSFARALGEFGATLMFAGNLPGKTQTMPTAIYVAIDSGQMTLAWSWVVITIVLSMVMLLLSYRATIRT encoded by the coding sequence ATGACTACTTTTCTTGACCCCATCTGGATATCGTTAAAAATCGCCCTTGTGGCAAGTGTCATCGTAACCGTTCTCGGAATCTCTGTTAGCAGATTGATGGCAGGTAGAACGTTCAGGGGAAAAAGCATTATCGATACGGTAATTATGCTCCCGCTTGTTCTCCCCCCTTCCGTTGTCGGCTTTATCCTTCTCGTACTATTTGGAGCCTCTAGTCCAATCGGCAAATGGATCGAAGCTGTTTTTAATCACCCTCTGGTTTTCACATGGCAGGCAGGTGTTATCGCTGCAAGTGTGGTAGCCTTCCCGTTAATGTACCAATCTGCGAAAGTCGGATTCGAAGCGGTGGATCGTGATATTGAAGACGCAGCTCGTGTGGATGGCGCCGGAAAGTGGATGGTGCTAAAGCGCGTCTCGATCCCGCTCGCTTCGAATGCTCTCATTTCAGGGATTATTTTAAGCTTTGCAAGAGCACTCGGAGAATTCGGGGCAACGCTAATGTTCGCAGGTAACCTTCCTGGGAAAACACAGACGATGCCAACCGCCATCTATGTTGCGATCGATTCAGGTCAAATGACGCTCGCCTGGTCCTGGGTCGTTATTACAATCGTTCTTTCGATGGTGATGTTATTACTGTCATACCGCGCTACCATTAGAACATGA
- the modA gene encoding molybdate ABC transporter substrate-binding protein, with product MKHFLISITLLIFLFGCQTGEEDTAITIAAAASLSDAMKEVNAMYLEKHPESDLSLHLASSGVLANQIKQGAPIDVFLSASEKHFKEVEKENFIDPDYQTDLLTNKLVLIASEDASVRSWDDLLSTNINRITIGMPKTVPAGAYAKEALTSLQLWSKLEEKFVFGKDVRQVLTYVETGNADAGLVYETDFRTSSKVTLVDEAPEDSYSPIVYPSGVIDGASDEAKAYFAFLQSDEAITIFEKYGFQRKK from the coding sequence ATGAAGCATTTCCTGATCTCTATCACACTACTCATCTTTCTTTTCGGCTGTCAGACCGGTGAGGAAGATACAGCCATTACCATTGCAGCTGCTGCAAGCTTGAGTGACGCTATGAAAGAGGTTAACGCTATGTACCTTGAGAAGCATCCGGAATCAGACCTCTCCCTGCACCTCGCTTCGTCAGGGGTACTTGCCAACCAGATCAAGCAGGGTGCTCCTATTGATGTTTTCCTATCAGCATCAGAGAAGCATTTTAAAGAGGTAGAGAAAGAGAATTTCATTGATCCAGACTATCAAACGGATTTGCTAACCAATAAGCTTGTTTTGATCGCTAGTGAGGACGCTTCCGTTAGAAGCTGGGATGATCTTCTTTCAACTAACATTAATCGTATTACAATAGGTATGCCAAAAACAGTACCTGCGGGTGCTTACGCAAAGGAAGCCTTAACCAGCTTACAATTATGGAGCAAACTTGAAGAAAAATTCGTATTCGGAAAAGACGTTCGTCAAGTGCTTACCTATGTTGAAACTGGAAATGCAGATGCCGGGCTTGTATACGAAACAGATTTTCGCACTTCATCCAAAGTTACTCTTGTTGATGAGGCTCCAGAAGATAGCTATAGTCCGATTGTTTATCCCTCCGGTGTTATAGATGGAGCGTCTGATGAAGCAAAAGCCTATTTTGCTTTTTTACAAAGTGACGAGGCGATTACAATTTTTGAGAAATATGGATTTCAACGAAAGAAGTGA